The following are encoded in a window of Arctopsyche grandis isolate Sample6627 chromosome 2, ASM5162203v2, whole genome shotgun sequence genomic DNA:
- the LOC143922546 gene encoding uncharacterized protein LOC143922546 has product MLRRRRSSEPDVGWWGDGGGRGIDMLDEGTPSWTVSRCGSRRCCGICRPSRREDASGGGRGQMRRMMMLRWCVSLMNVVVLGGLFYVYWIVHDSVSNFQDHHLTRSPIYMQWRLVPIHCGADVDVVAGLASCR; this is encoded by the exons ATGCTGCGCCGGCGCCGCTCGTCCGAgcctgatgtcggttggtggggcgacgggggcggcaggggcatcgatatGCTTGATGAGggtactccgagctggaccgtgagtcgttgtggctcgagGAGGTGTTGTGGCATCTGTCGCCCGTCCCGGCGTGAGGACGCTAGTGGAGGCGGGCGGGGCCAGATGAGAAGAATGATGATGCTGCGATGGTGTGTATCCT tgatgaatGTTGTGGTGCTAGGTGGCCTGTTCTATGTTTACTGGATTGTGCATGACTCCGTCTCCAACTTTCAAGATCACCACCTCACTCGCTCCCCCATTTATATGCAGTGGCGACTCGTTCCTATACATTGCGGCGCTGACGTTGACGTCGTAGCTGGACTCGCTAGTTGTAGGTAG
- the LOC143922545 gene encoding palmitoyltransferase ZDHHC16A, producing the protein MVKLFSLRWRIFMFPRTIRHKFQRAWSEFSLTMNSLTYNHHVNANYVTDVLLEPVFWFVDNFAGSLGKFFVLMVSLLTSSVVFIAYWLGLPYWWERNPTVTIFLMIFGHWLLVNIIFHYYKAVVTSPGHPPEASLIVEAVSICRKCIAPKPPRSHHCSVCNTCVLCMDHHCPWLNNCVGHFNRRHFYLYMVYMVIGVFFIIIAGIDIGYVVLWVGDETSVPSENEPDLIGHPVHMNNTGALIPVLGFPEYDNVILPREHKLPVPKLTFAQKIAADPAMRRAVIYMAIINVAVLLSLGTLVVWHGKLITKGETSVESHINQAEMRRLGKAFRNPFDFGPKKNWRVFLGLVGGRSIFFNVILPSGHHPVGSGLVWHTVHDTYEDWP; encoded by the exons ATGGTTAAATTATTCTCTCTAAGATGGAGGATTTTTATGTTTCCGAGGACTATCAG GCACAAATTTCAACGTGCCTGGTCCGAATTTTCGCTGACGATGAACTCTTTGACCTACAACCATCATGTCAATGCCAACTACGTCACTGACGTTCTATTAGAACCAGTGTTTTGGTTCGTCGACAATTTCGCCGGCTCCTTAGGAAAG TTTTTCGTGTTGATGGTGTCGCTGTTGACGTCGAGTGTGGTATTTATCGCTTACTGGCTCGGTCTTCCGTATTGGTGGGAGAGAAATCCGACTGTTACCATATTTCTGATGATCTTCGGACATTGGCTGCTCGTCAACATAATCTTCCATTATTATAAAGCTGTCGTAACATCTCCCGGTCATCCACCCGAG GCGTCTTTGATCGTCGAAGCTGTCAGCATATGCAGAAAGTGCATCGCGCCGAAGCCGCCCCGGAGTCACCACTGTTCTGTGTGCAATACGTGTGTACTGTGCATGGACCATCACTGTCCGTGGCTGAACAACTGCGTGGGACATTTCAACCGTCGTCATTTCTACCTGTACATGGTGTACATGGTCATCGGAGTGTTTTTCATCATAATCGCGGGCATAGATATCGGATACGTCGTGCTGTGGGTGGGAGATGAGACTTCTGTGCCGTCGGAGAACGAGCCCGATTTGATAGGTCATCCCGTTCACATGAATAACACGGGTGCTTTGATTCCAGTGCTAGGATTTCCTGAATACGATAATGTCATACTTCCGAGGGAGCACAAGCTGCCCGTTCCCAAACTGACGTTTGCTCAGAAGATCGCCGCCGATCCTGCCATGAGGAGGGCCGTGATCTACATGGCGATTATAAACGTGGCTGTGCTCTTGTCGTTGGGCACTTTGGTAGTCTGGCATGGTAAGCTCATAACCAAGGGTGAGACGAGCGTCGAGTCTCATATAAACCAAGCGGAAATGAGGAGGTTGGGTAAGGCTTTTAGGAATCCTTTTGACTTTGGTCCTAAGAAGAATTGGAGGGTATTCTTGGGTTTGGTCGGAGGCAGATCGATCTTTTTCAATGTGATATTGCCATCTGGTCATCATCCCGTTGGCTCTGGACTCGTGTGGCACACGGTCCACGATACTTACGAAGATTGGCCGTAA
- the LOC143922991 gene encoding rho GTPase-activating protein 1-like encodes MDARQNFTLSRDSYVDPDDPYPSLSDNHDYEPNLEFDDSELLNTDNVVIPTDIREPIGGILDMESPVSDGTIEENFEEELAQAPQVYTQVGDEADSMAVPGLFGLNDGLGIADGDTFAELDRKRLVEVVGDDAIGRRIIIVSACRLPNNTELPPDVLLKYLIFTLDKYVEQDYSVVYFHYGLTSKNKPSFSWLWQAYKAFDRKYKKNLKALYLVHPTNFIRIVWQMLKPAISVKFGRKMMYVNYLHELGQHLNLLKIGIPEAVLKHDADLLVKNSKAAATANAQNAFGLSSQDSAKLTNQKKPQVTYPTTQQFGVSLQFIKDNNPKMSESIPPIVRQCVEYLSQPDALETEGIFRRSVSGIMVKRFQNDCNIGEEIDFDGNPHLAAVMLKTFLRDLEEPIMTFELYEEITQFQTWPKEDKPRKVKILILEKLPIDNYKLLKYIMQFLWKVMDRCDLNKMTSSNLAVVIGPNLVWPPSGQMSLQAITPINCFTDFVLQNQESIFII; translated from the exons ATGGACGCCCGCCAAAACTTCA caCTGTCCCGGGACTCTTATGTGGACCCTGACGATCCATATCCGAGTTTGTCTGATAACCACGACTACGAGCCGAATTTAGAATTCGACGATTCGGAATTGTTAAACACAGATAATG TCGTCATACCGACGGATATTCGCGAACCCATCGGAGGGATATTAGATATGGAAAGTCCCGTTAGCGATGGAACTATCGAAGAAAACTTCGAAGAAGAACTAGCTCAAGCGCCCCAAGTCTACACTCAG GTCGGAGACGAGGCAGACTCCATGGCTGTGCCCGGACTATTCGGATTGAACGATGGCTTGGGTATTGCCGACGGTGATACTTTTGCGGAGCTCGATAGGAAACGGCTTGTAGAAGTCGTCGGAGACGATGCGATCGGCCGTCGTATCATTATAGTGTCGGCTTGTAGACTACCAAATAATACCGAACTACCGCCAGATGTACTCCTTAA atatttaatATTCACCTTAGACAAGTATGTGGAACAGGATTATAGCGTTGTTTATTTCCATTATGGCCTGACCAGTAAAAATAAACCGTCATTTTCGTGGCTGTGGCAGGCTTACAAAGCGTTCGATCGGAAATATAAAAAGAACTTGAAAGCTCTATATTTAGTCCATCCCACCAACTTCATAAGGATAGTGTGGCAGATGTTGAAGCCTGCTATCAGCGTCAAATTCGGCAGGAAGATGATGTACGTGAATTATCTGCACGAGCTTGGTCAACATTTAAATCTGCTTAAAATAGGCATTCCGGAGGCCGTTCTCAA ACATGACGCCGATCTCCTCGTCAAGAACAGCAAGGCGGCGGCTACTGCCAATGCGCAGAATGCTTTTGGACTGTCGTCGCAGGACAGCGCTAAACTCACCAATCAAAAAAAGCCTCAGGTTACATATCCGACGACTCAGCAGTTTGGGGTTTCGTTGCAGTTCATCAAAGACAATAACCCAAAAATGTCCGAGTCTATACCTCCTATTGTAAGACAGTGTGTCGAATATTTATCTCAACCCGATG CCCTGGAAACTGAAGGGATTTTCAGGAGGTCGGTCAGCGGCATTATGGTGAAACGATTTCAAAACGATTGCAATATAGGCGAAGAGATTGACTTTGACGGCAATCCTCATTTGGCAGCAGTAATGTTAAAAACGTTCTTGAGGGACCTGGAGGAGCCGATCATGACCTTCGAATTGTATGAAGAAATCACGCAGTTTCAAA CTTGGCCTAAAGAGGACAAACCACGAAAAGTTAAAATCCTCATTTTAGAAAAGTTACCAATCGACAATTATAAATTGCTGAAATATATCATGCAATTTTTATGGAAA GTAATGGACAGGTGTGATCTCAACAAAATGACGAGCAGTAATTTAGCAGTTGTAATCGGTCCGAATTTGGTGTGGCCACCTTCTGGTCAAATGTCCTTACAAGCTATTACGCCCATTAATTGCTTCACTGATTTTGTCCTTCAAAATCAGGAgagcatatttattatataa
- the LOC143922246 gene encoding uncharacterized protein LOC143922246, with the protein MKRLTLLLGVLCAIATTLAGPLATSKDEVSPAIHQEPIKTTVLELVPIEQPAQDTIREKRSPGWHKPKGVWKKKLVWKEEWKQIWKSEKKLAWKQIWKKIQVPIWKEVQIPIWKEIQVPAWKVVKKPIWKEIQVPHTKEVQVPDWKKVWKPVWEEVQVPIWKEVQVPDYKQVWVPEWVKEGVPGEKFLGKDPHGWEYTSHDLWRKKMVWKPHWKKVWKTVKKQEWSVDKKLKWKEEWKQVWRTEHKQVWVTEKKQEWIEEKVQIWRTEKKQAWVTKKEQAWKEEWQQSSVPIWKEIQVPLWKKVWKPIWEKVWVEVHEHHHGWD; encoded by the exons ATGAAAAGGCTGACACTCTTG TTGGGGGTGCTGTGCGCCATCGCAACCACCTTAGCTGGACCCTTGGCGACGTCCAAGGATGAAGTTTCTCCAGCAATTCATCAGGAACCAATCAAGACCACTGTTCTAGAACTGGTGCCGATAGAACAACCTGCCCAGGATACAATCAGAGAAAAACGATCTCCGGGATGGCACAAACCAAAAGGTGTCTGGAAGAAGAAGCTAGTTTGGAAAGAGGAATGGAAGCAGATATGGAAATCTGAAAAGAAGCTCGCCTGGAaacaaatttggaaaaaaatccaAGTGCCTATCTGGAAAGAGGTCCAAATTCCAATTTGGAAGGAAATTCAAGTTCCAGCGTGGAAAGTAGTCAAGAAGCCTATCTGGAAAGAAATTCAAGTACCACACACGAAAGAGGTCCAAGTCCCCGATTGGAAAAAAGTGTGGAAACCAGTTTGGGAAGAAGTGCAAGTGCCTATTTGGAAAGAGGTGCAAGTTCCCGATTACAAGCAAGTGTGGGTCCCTGAATGGGTGAAAGAAGGCGTGCCCGGTGAAAAGTTCTTGGGAAAAGACCCACATGGATGGGAATACACAAGCCACGACCTTTGGAGGAAAAAGATGGTGTGGAAGCCCCATTGGAAGAAAGTTTGGAAAACCGTCAAAAAACAAGAATGGTCCGTCGACAAGAAACTGAAATGGAAGGAAGAATGGAAACAAGTGTGGCGAACGGAACACAAACAGGTGTGGGTCACTGAAAAGAAACAAGAATGGATAGAAGAGAAGGTTCAGATCTGGCGAACGGAGAAAAAGCAAGCTTGGGTGACCAAAAAAGAGCAGGCGTGGAAGGAGGAATGGCAACAGTCATCCGTGCCGATCTGGAAGGAAATTCAAGTGCCACTTTGGAAGAAAGTGTGGAAGCCCATCTGGGAGAAAGTGTGGGTAGAAGTTCACGAGCACCACCACGGATGGGATTAG